One Panicum virgatum strain AP13 chromosome 9K, P.virgatum_v5, whole genome shotgun sequence genomic region harbors:
- the LOC120648441 gene encoding hepatoma-derived growth factor-related protein 2-like isoform X2, with protein sequence MCFCGSLCKLMKSRVLGDDFGMRFFMCENYEYDPPNHYGKDRAKWLDTEQSQQDKDHVERQAKWAAQRRQRMLHEEQMDEKRKKDQEEIQKRIAEVECQKAEERETDRERKLERARRAKEAGPEAIRKGKYPRCTQ encoded by the exons ATGTGcttttgcggatccttgtgcaagctAATGAAATCCAGAgttttgggggacgactttggcatgaggttcttcatgtgtgagaaTTACGAGTATGATCCGCCCAATCATTACGGCAAGGATCGAGCAAAG tggttagacaccgagcaatctcagcaggataaggaccatGTTGAGCGTCAAGCAAAGTGGGCTGCACAAAGgcggcaacgaatgctgcatgaagaacagatggatgagaagcgcaagaaagatcaggaagagattcagaagaggattgcagaagtggaatgtcagaaggcagaggaacgtgaaACTGACAGGGAGAGGAAGCTAGAGAGGGCCCGtcgtgctaaggaagcagggcctgaagctattaggaagggaaaatatccccggtgcactcaaTAA
- the LOC120648441 gene encoding hepatoma-derived growth factor-related protein 2-like isoform X1: MCFCGSLCKLMKSRVLGDDFGMRFFMCENYEYDPPNHYGKDRAKTPPPLCDFVQWLDTEQSQQDKDHVERQAKWAAQRRQRMLHEEQMDEKRKKDQEEIQKRIAEVECQKAEERETDRERKLERARRAKEAGPEAIRKGKYPRCTQ; this comes from the exons ATGTGcttttgcggatccttgtgcaagctAATGAAATCCAGAgttttgggggacgactttggcatgaggttcttcatgtgtgagaaTTACGAGTATGATCCGCCCAATCATTACGGCAAGGATCGAGCAAAG actccaccgcctctatgtgatttcgtgcagtggttagacaccgagcaatctcagcaggataaggaccatGTTGAGCGTCAAGCAAAGTGGGCTGCACAAAGgcggcaacgaatgctgcatgaagaacagatggatgagaagcgcaagaaagatcaggaagagattcagaagaggattgcagaagtggaatgtcagaaggcagaggaacgtgaaACTGACAGGGAGAGGAAGCTAGAGAGGGCCCGtcgtgctaaggaagcagggcctgaagctattaggaagggaaaatatccccggtgcactcaaTAA
- the LOC120648442 gene encoding cytochrome P450 89A2-like, whose product MKPIEQHQSAKHKPRIDQRGKQTRPEQEDFAMDTQLLLLAALLLLPLAALLLANQRRARRRSKNGARLPPGPPGLPLLGNLLLLRRSSSDVEALLRRLVARHGPVVSLRVGSTLSIFVADPRLAHAALVGSGAALADRPAVARALLGESGNTIARSSYGPVWRLLRRNLVAETLHPSRVRLFAPARAWVRRALAETLGREAEEAQAPPPVMEAFRHAMFCLLVLMCFGERLGESAVRAIAAAQHAWLMFVAQNANTFAFLPALTKILFRGRLQKGLDARRRQKELFLPLIEARRERKRQLDGGAAAPEKETTFEHSYVDTLLDIRLPDEGNRALTDDEMANLCSEFLTAGTDTTSTALQWIMAELVKNPGIQEKLHCEIRAACGDEQEEVGEEDTHKMPYLKAVVLEGLRRHPPAHFLLAHKAAEDIEVGGYLIPKGTTVNFTVAEMGWDEREWDRPMEFVPERFLEGGDGDGVDVTGSREIKMMPFGAGRRICAGLGIAMLHLEYFVANLVREFEWKEVPGEEVDFTETREFTTVMKKPLRARLVRRATG is encoded by the exons ATGAAACCGATTGAACAACATCAATCAGCAAAG CATAAACCACGGATCGACCAACGAGGGAAGCAgaccagaccagagcaagaagACTTCGCCATGGACAcacagctcctcctcctcgccgccctcctcctcctgcccctCGCCGCGCTCCTGCTCGCGAACCAGCGCAGGGCCCGCAGGCGCAGCAAGAACGGCGCCCGCCTCCCGCCGGGCCCGCCGGGACTGCCGCTCCTCGGcaacctgctgctgctgaggcgcTCCTCGTCCGACGTGGAGGCCCTGCTCCGGCGCCTCGTCGCGCGGCACGGGCCCGTCGTCTCCCTGCGCGTGGGCTCCACCCTCTCCATCTTCGTCGCCGACCCCCGCCTCGCGCACGCGGCCCTGGTCGGGAGCGGGGCGGCGCTCGCCGACCGCCCAGCCGTCGCGCGCGCGCTCCTGGGGGAGAGCGGCAACACCATCGCGCGGTCCAGCTACGGGCCCGTGtggcgcctcctccgccgcaacCTCGTCGCCGAGACGCTGCACCCGTCGCGGGTCCGGCTGttcgcgcccgcgcgcgcgtgggTCCGCCGCGCGCTCGCGGAGACGCTCGggcgggaggccgaggaggcccAGGCGCCGCCCCCCGTGATGGAGGCGTTCCGGCACGCTATGTTCTGCCTCCTCGTGCTCATGTGCTTCGGCGAGCGGCTGGGCGAGTCGGCGGTGCGCGCCATCGCGGCCGCGCAGCACGCCTGGCTCATGTTCGTGGCCCAGAACGCGAACACGTTCGCGTTCCTGCCGGCGCTGACCAAGATCCTCTTTCGCGGCCGCCTCCAGAAGGGGCTCGATGCTCGGCGGCGCCAGAAGGAGCTCTTCCTGCCCCTCATCGAGGCGCGGCGGGAGCGCAAGAGGCAgttggacggcggcgcggcggcgccggagaagGAGACGACGTTCGAGCACTCGTACGTGGACACGCTGCTCGACATCAGGCTCCCCGACGAGGGGAACCGCGCGCTCACGGACGACGAGATGGCGAACCTCTGCTCCGAGTTCCTCACCGCCGGGACCGACACGACGTCCACCGCGCTGCAGTGGATCATGGCCGAGCTCGTCAAGAACCCGGGCATCCAGGAGAAGCTCCACTGCGAGATCAGGGCGGCGTGCGGCGACGAGCAGGAGGAGGTCGGCGAGGAGGACACGCACAAGATGCCGTACCTCAAGGCCGTCGTCCTCGAGGGGCTCCGCCGGCACCCTCCCGCGCACTTCCTGCTGGCGCACAAGGCGGCGGAGGACATCGAGGTCGGCGGGTACCTGATCCCCAAGGGCACGACGGTGAACTTCACGGTGGCGGAGATGGGCTGGGACGAGCGGGAGTGGGACAGGCCCATGGAGTTCGTGCCGGAGCGGTTCCtggagggcggcgacggcgacggcgtggacGTGACCGGCAGCAGGGAGATCAAGATGATGCCTttcggcgccgggcggcggatCTGCGCCGGGCTCGGCATCGCCATGCTCCACCTGGAGTACTTCGTGGCCAACCTGGTCAGGGAATTCGAGTGGAAAGAGGTGCCCGGCGAGGAGGTGGACTTCACCGAGACGCGCGAGTTCACCACCGTCATGAAGAAACCGCTCCGCGCGCGGCTGGTGCGCAGAGCCACCGGGTGA
- the LOC120648443 gene encoding UPF0496 protein 4-like → MSRPHDGHRSFFPVGNPFRMILPSHLSPKLTAVLTSYEDGLASSLRKLKPEAASNVLTLSWMKLAVDCLSELHTKIATLITELELPVSDWDEKWVDIYLNSSVKVLDICIVLSSELARLDQGQLLVQYVLHVLDSGNQVPSQEQLKRAEASLKEWMERASERSPRLDNCLTALQELSGNLCLMKVKHSAKGKVLMRALYGIEAVTVFICSVLVAVLSGSSKPLVEFVVPEKFGWSKAFNDLHKAISGELSSQLCRGRVAAVKELEEVEVCARQLHALTSTAQLDLEEGNASLAHAVSHSKEVVMSDTTTAQEGGHEDNLKLAEGTSLEHEVIMLHTSIGLDTTDTKEDVDTFSHTKEVMVLERTSDGGHQDNTKHATGCGSEASGLERREELLNCISSMSERAEGLRLGLDSLSKRVGDFFQIVLTGRDALLCNLRISGGIKAAAEVRS, encoded by the coding sequence ATGAGCCGCCCGCATGATGGGCACAGGTCCTTCTTCCCCGTCGGGAACCCCTTCAGGATGATCCTCCCATCTCACCTTTCCCCAAAGCTCACTGCAGTGCTCACGTCGTATGAGGATGGCCTGGCCTCGAGCTTGAGGAAACTCAAGCCAGAGGCTGCCTCGAATGTGCTCACCCTGTCATGGATGAAGCTTGCAGTGGACTGCTTATCGGAACTGCACACCAAAATAGCGACCCTGATCACCGAGCTCGAGCTTCCTGTCTCGGACTGGGACGAGAAATGGGTCGACATTTATCTGAACAGCAGCGTGAAGGTGCTGGACATCTGCATCGTACTGAGCTCAGAGCTTGCTCGGTTGGATCAAGGGCAGTTGCTGGTGCAGTATGTCCTGCATGTGTTGGACTCTGGGAACCAAGTGCCGTCGCAAGAGCAGCTCAAGAGAGCTGAGGCATCGCTTAAGGAATGGATGGAGCGCGCAAGCGAGAGGTCTCCGAGGCTTGATAATTGCTTGACTGCATTACAGGAGCTTTCTGGGAACCTTTGTTTGATGAAGGTTAAGCATTCTGCTAAGGGGAAGGTGCTCATGCGGGCATTGTATGGAATTGAGGCCGTTACGGTCTTCATCTGCAGTGTGCTTGTAGCTGTACTGTCAGGTAGCTCCAAGCCACTGGTGGAGTTCGTTGTTCCTGAGAAATTTGGTTGGTCTAAAGCCTTCAATGATCTTCATAAGGCCATAAGTGGGGAACTTAGCAGCCAACTATGCAGGGGTCGTGTTGCAGCTGTGAAAGAGCTGGAGGAAGTTGAAGTATGTGCTAGACAGCTGCATGCATTGACTAGCACTGCTCAGCTTGATCTTGAAGAGGGGAATGCCAGCCTGGCTCATGCTGTTAGCCATTCAAAGGAAGTGGTCATGTCAGATACTACTACAGCTCAGGAAGGAGGCCATGAGGATAATCTTAAGCTGGCTGAGGGCACTAGCCTTGAGCATGAAGTAATCATgttgcatactagtataggacTGGATACAACTGACACTAAGGAGGATGTTGATACTTTCAGCCATACAAAGGAAGTGATGGTGCTTGAGAGAACCAGTGATGGAGGACACCAAGATAACACAAAGCATGCCACTGGCTGTGGCAGCGAGGCTAGTGGCTTGGAAAGGAGAGAGGAGCTGCTGAACTGCATCTCCAGCATGTCGGAAAGAGCTGAAGGACTCCGGCTGGGGTTGGACTCGCTGTCAAAGCGGGTGGGGGACTTCTTCCAGATCGTGCTTACAGGGCGTGATGCATTACTCTGCAACCTCAGGATTTCAGGTGGGATTAAGGCTGCAGCCGAGGTCAGGTCTTAG